AGCTGGCAGGCCTTGCAGGTTGATACGATATTTTCTATCATCAATCTGATGTCTCTCATGGTAATCTTGGCATGTCTAATCAGGTCCTGCATCTTGTGGGTTCCCAGGCGAGTGGCATGATGCATCCTCAGTAACACCTGTTTTCCTAGTTCCTCCAGGAGGATCAGGGAGCTGTCTGTTGCCCGCCACCACCCGGCCAGTTGTTGGGTCATAGGCAAACTTTTTATCCAGTCTAAGTCTCTTGGTGAGTAGTTAGGAAAAGCTGGCAGAACAGGGCTCCCAGGGTCGGGCAATTGAAGGGTGGCTTCTATCACGGTGCCCTGGGCTGCATCTTGGGCTGCTCTGTCTGCCAAATTGTTTCCCTTTGAGGTCAGGGTGTCTGACTTTTGGTGTCCTGGGTAGTGTATTATGACTAGTTTTTTAGGCAGCCATAATGCCGCGAGGagggtttttatttcttctttatttttgatcattttacCCTCGGCCGTGAGGAGGCCTCTCTCTCTGTAGATGGCTCCGTGTATATGGGCAGTAGCAAAGGCGTATGGGCTATCAGTAATGATGTTAAGTTTTTTGTCCTTTCCCAACTGGAGGGCTTTGGTTAGGGCGATTAGTTCAGCCCTTTGAGCCGAAGTGCCCGGAGGTAGTGCTTCCGCCCACACGATTTGGGTTTCTGTGGTTACGGCTGCCCCTGCATACCTGAGCCCATCTCGGACCAAACTGCTTCCATCCGTATACCAGGTAACTTCAGCATCCGCTAGAGGGTGATCTTGCAAGTCCTCTCACGTTCCATGTACTTGGGCTAGTATGTCGCTGCAATCATGGATTGGGGCTTCCAAATCCGGGTTGGGAAGCAGTGTAGCCGGATTGAGAGCAGTAGGCTGCAGAAAGATGATTCTGGAGGGGTTTAGCAGTAATCCCTGGTAGTGGGTCAGCCGAGCGTTGCTGATCCACCTATCTGGGGGTTGTTTTAGGACGTCCTCAATGGCATGGGGGGCAGTGATATGCAACTCTTGCCCCAGTGTCAGTTTATCTGCATCCTTGACCATTAGGGCCACTGCCGCAATCATGCAGAGGCATGGGGGCCAGCCCGACGCCACGGGGTCTAGGCGTTTAGACAAGTAAGCCACCGGCCGTTTCCAAGGTCCCAGGTGTTGCACCAGTACCCCCTTCGCCACTCCTTGTTTTTCATCTACGTACAGGAGAAAGGGTTTTGTAACGTCAGGCAACTCTAGGGCGGGGGCTGACAGCAGGGCCGTTTTAATAGTCTTGAAAGTGGTCTCCATCCGCTCCGTCCAACTGAAAGGGGTGGTACTTTTTGTGGCTTCATATAAGGGTTTAGCCAGTTCCGCATAATTTAGGATCCAAAGACGGCAGAACCCAGCAGACCCCAAAAATTCTCTCACCCCTCGAGGTGAATCTGCGGTAGGGATTTTGAGTATCGTCTCCTTTTGTGCCTCTGACAGCCATCTCTGTCCTTCCTTTAATACATACCCTAAGTAGGTGACCTCTGGTTGGCATATCTGAGCCTTTTTGGCTGAGGCTCAGTACCCTAATTTTCCAAGGGTCCACAATAGTTCTTGGGTGCCCATAAGGCAAGTCTGTTGGTCCTTTGCTGCAATTAAgaggtcatctacatattgtaacaaGGTTAGTTGGGGGTGTTGTTGTCTGAACTCACCCAGATCCTCATGGAGGGCCTCATTGAAGATGGTGGGAGAATTCTTAAATCCCTGTGGCAGCCGGGTCCACGTCAGCTGGCCGTTGATTCCTTCTTCTGGGTCAGACCATTCAAAGGCAAAAAGGTCCTGGCTCTTGGACGCCAGGTGGAGGCTGAAGAAAGCATCCTTTAAATCTAAGACCATATACCTGTGACGGTCCGGTGGGAGAGAGCTCAGGAGGTTGTATGGGTTCAGCACTGTAGGGTGAATATCTAAAACTCAGCGGTTGACTTCTCATAAATCCTGCACTGGCCGATAGTCATGAGAATTTGTTTTTTTGACAGGGAGCAAGGGGGTGTTCCAGGCCGACTGGCAGGGTCTCAAGATTTTCTGGGCTAGGAGCCTGTGGATATGGGGGGTGATCCCCTGTCAGGCCTCCAGGGTCATGGGGTATTGTCGGACCCGGATGGGGTCAGCCCCTGGCTTAAGATCTACATATACAGGAGGGTGGTGTTCGGCAAAACCGGTTCCCCCTGTCTCGGCCCATGCCTCAGGGAATTCATCTAGCCATTTTCGAATGTCTACCGAAAGTGGTATAGGTTTCTGGTGCAGCCAATATTCATCTTCTAATTGAATGGTCAGTACTTAGATCGGTCTGCCCGACTGGTCAAGTATTTTGGTTTCCCCTGGGAGGAAATGAATCTGCGCCCCCATTTTGGTCAACAGGTCTCTTCCCAACAGAGGGAAGGGGCATTCCGGAATGACCATGAAAGAGTGGGATACCCGGCCTGCAACCAAGTCCACTGATCTTTGGGTAGTCCATTGGTATTGTTTCATTCCAGTAGCCCCCTGCACCCAAGAGGTCTTTCTGGCCAGTTTTCCCTGGGGCTCTAGCAAAACCGAATATTGAGCCCCTGTATCGACAAGGAAGTCAATTGGGGTCCCCTCCACTCTTAGGGTTACCCTGGGTTAGGGGAGGGGCACCAAACCCCATCCTCGCTAATCGCTCAGTTCTTCGACGGCCAGGATGGGGGTCTTTCGTGGtcccttctttttcttagggCATTGCTTGGCCCAATGTCCTTCCTCTTTACAACATGCACATTGGTTTTTTCCTAATGCTGGTCGTGTACGGGAATGGTTCTTACCTTCAGCAGCCAGGTGGCACAACTGGCACTCCCTCTCTCCCGAGTCAGGAACTGTTGCAGCCAGCAGGATGCATGCCACGTTACGGGTTTGGCAATTTGCtgctttgacttgcttttcctcGGGGGTTTTTCGGGTGTTGTAGACTCTTTCTGCTACTGTTATTAAATCCTGGATACTCTTTTCACTCAGGCGTTCAAGTTTTTGTAACTTCTTCCTAATGTCGGGAGCCACCTGGTTGACAAAATGCATTATCAAAGCAGCCTGAGTGCCTTCTGCTTCTGGATCCATGGGGGTGTATTGTCTAAAGGCCTCCATTAGCCTCTCCAGGAAGGCTGCTGGACTCTCGGTGGGACCCTGCTGAACATCTCCCACTCTAGCTAGGTTAGCAGGTTTCCATACAGCTGCCTTAAGCCCCCCCAAAAGCGTCTGGTGATAGACCCGGAGCCTCTCCTTACCTCGTGCCGTATTGTAATCCCAGTCAGGTCGCGATAGAGGTAAAGAGGTGCTGATTTCATCTATATTAGTGGTGGGTTCTCCATTTGCCCCTGGGACCCTTTTACGGGCCTCATTCTGtagtctctctctctgttctgtgGTGAAGAGAATCTGGAGCAGCTGTTGGCAGTCGTACCAGGTGGGCTGACGAGTAAAAAGCACAGTTTCTAGAAGGTTAGTTAGGTCTGTAAGATTGTCTGAGAACTTAGCATTCTGGGATCTCCAGTTATATAGGTCACTAGTAGAGAAGGGCCAGTATTGATGAGGTTGGTTTCCTGCTTCTTCAGGGGGGCTGGTCACTGGTAAGGGGAGGAAAACAGTTGAGTCTGCCGGCCCCTCCGGGGATCTGGTTCGCCGATGGCGAGTATTTTgtgtgccccctccccaccctgtgtTTCGTCCCTGGGTGAAGGAATGGTGGGGTCCAGTGGCAGTTCGGGGGGTTGGtaagggggaggaaagagaagttCTTCTTCTGTTCCCCCCTGCAAGATAGGGTATAGCGGTGCCGTTGGTTCAGATTCCTTGGGAGTCGTCGGGTTCTTTCCTATACATGTCACCAACACCTGAGCAGTAGAAAATCCCTGTTGAGGCAAAAAAGGTTTTACCAAGAAGGGGGACGCAATATGATATTTTCCCATACTATGATATAGGGAACTTGGTCAGGGTGTCTGATCTGCAGTCAGAAGATGATATTCCGGACTCGGTGTACAGTTCCCAAGTCGAAGGTGTCTTCTGAGGGCCAGCCTACATGGAAAGtcagcaattcttcggtgcaaaaagtgattaatttattccttttaatttctacacTGAGGTCATGAGCGTGCATCTTGACCTCCTTAAAATTATCAGTAACCAAGGATAGAAGTGTGGGGCTAGAATGGCGGTGCCCCATCGTCCCAGGATTAGTCAGATGTTGGTAAATTAACACAGACAATAGGAACAGCcacacaaagagagagagaggcaggagaaaTACACCTCCGGGAGTCCGGAGGTAAAACCGAATGAAGACAGCCTCCAGCCATTCAGCGGGAGTGACCCGCTATCGTCTACAGAGAACAGGAAACTCCGTCCCCTCACTCTCGGGTCGGGGACATCTCCCAACGACCCCCCCACCGGTGACTCTCCAGCGCGTCTGCCTGAGTCGTATACCGGTCTCAGAAACCAGGCCCTACCAGGagtgaaaagaaagacagaaaaaagcttACCGGCTGTAGATGACTCTCCGGATCGGTCTTCCCGTGGAGCCGGTGGGAGATcctggacgagcccccaaatgttgtGCCCAAGTCgagaaatctcccaatgaccaccagggagccaatatccgatgcaaaagcaagagagtttatattaccaagctcgagctggggctcccaccgataccgacacagcggctatagggaggagccccgagttctgggttacattgcttatatagggtattctcatgtgagaaatttgaaaaacgggagtttctgggttgggagacatctaattggttaccttctgtgaaagggttaggtgttggtttctgattggttcccatttcctGGGCTGGCCCCaggttctgattggttcccattaCCTAGGTAGACTAttttaagtcaggagattttggtctggggtccgattggctcgagggtggtggggtgaggtcaggggatttccaaaggctcttggattttcaaaggctcttttcctggaaccttacaaaatggaatttttctgttaacaaaatggagtagcatAGGTCCTTCACTGacctttaaaaattaacagaTTTGTGGGAAAAACACATAACTCTCATTAAATTATTGCTATGTTGTGTTACTTTTGAGAAACTTATAGAATGAGTAAATATGTCAgttattttgttgttgatgtATTAAGCTTTTATAAGGATAAAAGTGCTCTGTGAGGTATaattgtttatttgaaaaaagCATTCATGGGGAACAGAGAAAGTAACAGGCAGgaagccaggggtctccaaacgaaggaaatagcctgcaagtgtcagacatttttatctctcttaaggggcaggaggaaacaaactagcgatatttttttccttctctatacaaatttaaaaggaggtttctcttacaatactgtgttgccatagtgACACCAGGTTTCACcagaagttaactattctcaaacctagagataaccaatgccttttgcttatggaaatgtttgtcttaagctatgctaatgtactatggatttaccccaaactctgtcttcaagtcagttctgcctcttggctcagaacctacttgataaaccaatatgttatactcagatattgtccctctaatctatgtaaatgaaactatttttatGGTGATCTGCCTTTCTTccagattcaagttaatcattttatggcccaggatgaacgatttggtgccaagattatcccaaaatgcatcttatgggtgaggggcctggtgccattctgagttttaagacatttctttctttcattagacttcactggtggctcagatggaaagcgtctgcctacaatgtgggagaccaaggttcgatgcctgggtcgggaagttccctggagaaggaaatggtaacccactccagtactcttgcctagaaaatcccatggacggaggagcctggtgtccatgggttcgcaaagagttggacacgactgagtgacttcactttcactttctttctttcattaacagactgctagtgactataaacatccagctgaagactagctggggggtactctttctgcccccttctgatgcctatgtcagaagctttctctatctcttttatactttaataaaactttatcacacaaaagctctgagtgatcaagccttgtctctggccccagattgaattcttctcctctgggggccaagaatcccggtgtctttGCGTGATTCAACAACAGCCTTTCAGAACCCTACTACATTGTTGATGGAAATGAaaatttgtgcagccactatggaaagtagtatggagtttccttaaaaaaataaaataaaataaaaatagagttaccatataatccagcaatccctctgctgtgtatatatctggaaaaggaaatctctaattaaaaaatatacatgcatactAATGTttatagtagcactatttaccacagccaagacatggaaacaacctaaatgtccattaacagaggatTGGATAAAGATGTATACAATGTAATGCTACTCAatcataaaaaatgaatgaaaataatactatttgcagcaacatggatggacctcgagattatcatactaagtgaagtaagccagatagagaaagacaactaTGATATGATATTACTGTTGTAGCCACgtattccaggaaacaaactcactcaaaaggacaatgcagatagtggagtgcggtttattacaccggcgggcccaaggcagagtctcctcttagccaaagaccctgaccagtttttgtgaaaaccttatataccctaagtgtacttgctgaaacccacctccccaaattccctgaaactaatctgaacaaaggaagagaaagatacaatcaaagttaacccattattcatatgccttaagcctaggtagttaaccgtggacaattatcaataggcctatGGTCATATCCCACTAaccataatagaatttatgattctatttggttacacagataattagggtattcttttaggcaatgtaGAATCTAGGTAtgggccctggggctcttccatctggggggcctggttttccagttggtatgttgtttccatagatactgggcatatagctcaaagtccaatCAGGCCCAAGATGCAGTCCTGCTTTCAAAATGGAGCCTGttatgtctgtttcctccttcattcccccctcctgatgctcttaactcatagtATGAGCATCACTCATAGAAATATATTGCACCCTGGCTCTCTGACTGCCAATTTGGGAGAACGACACCAACCTCTgggttacaaagttcataatacattgtaaaatgcagggtccacaaagcagaactatcaaggcaactataacaatggtaaatatagttttccaccaatcACCCTTCACACAAGATAGGACCGAAGTCCAAAAAGAAAGATCATCATCAGGCATAGCTTTTACTGACCTTTCATGTCACCTAGGGTGGTTGATATATTGCCAGATAGATCAGGAATATATACAAAACATTCAACATTAATTATATTACTGGTCCCTCCTTGTGCTGAAACTATGGTAGTCTCAAGATGATACCAGCAAGTCCTTGTAGCAGCAGTTGGTTGGAGAGCTtcacctttttttcttctttaagatgatCTTGGTTTCATGCGGATCAGTGGGGTCCTTTTGTATAGTCCACTCGGTGTCCTCTGGGTCTGCGTGGTATGCTCTCTTCACCCTCATGTGGAGGATCCAGGGAGTGTGACCTGCAACTTTAACTACCGTCAGAGTGGTTAGAACAACAATATATGGACCCTTCCAATGTGGTGCCAAGGAGTTGTGTTTCCAGTCCTTGACCCATACTTGATCCCTGGACACAAATTTgtgaatctgttccccaagggggaatggcactctttcttgtacaaacttagttacctgatttattaccttacccagttccatctgctgtgaaatcctATTCCCTcttacctgaggcaaatttgttgacacctgttttattatgggagggggcATCCCATTCACAATTTTGTAAGGAGAATAGCCTTGGGACTGTGGGGTCATCCTGACAGCAGAGCTGTCAGAAGCAAGTCCACCCAGGAGCAGTCAGTCTCTATGATCCACTTGGAGAGTCTCTTCAATGTCCGGTTGGTTCATTCCACCATCTTAGAACTCTGGGCCTATATGCAGTGTGCAGTTTCCAtttgatgtttaaagttttgcttacttgttgTACTAAATCAGCTACAAAAGCCGGGCCATTGTCTGAACCAATGCTGGTAGGAAATCCATATCTGGGAACTATTTCCCTAAGCAGGCACTGGGCtacttctgatgctctttcagtccAGCTAGGAAAAGCTTCTTCCCATCCCGAGAATGTACATACCATGACCAGCAGGTAACGGTAGTGTcggtgaggtttcatttcagtgaagtccattcccaggtgttcaaagggcagcgtGCCTTTCATCTGAATACCTGGAGGTTTTCGTCTGAATACCCGAGAGACAGCATTAACCTGTGAGCAGGCAGCATGGGTCGCTTGGTGTGTTTGGCTTACCAGAGTGTGTGCCAGCTCCTCCGGtaccaataatttgccacttggcaattaccaccatcccttttcagtcttgatggCCCCTTCCGTTTTGGCTAACCTGACAGCCATTGTCCTTGTTTTATCAGGCTAGTGCCATCAGTATATAGGACCCAACTAGGGTCTGGAACCTTGTgttcttctttaaaataaaccCCAGCTACCTTACCTCTTCCTTTCAGATCTGTATGGGAGGAGACTAAGTAAGGTATAGGGGTTTGGAACAGTGGGGTGTAAAGTCACAGTAGCCTGGTTGCAGCGTATTCCAAGCCGACTAGCACTCTACTAGAATGCCCGCTTGTTTCAATCTATTGATGTGTGGCAGTATGCTGGCCCAGGCCTCTATCAGTAGCGGATACTGGTGCTTTCTAACCAGGATGGTACCTGGTTTGACTTCTATTATCACTGGGGCTTGATGTCTAGCCAGCCTggcggggcgggtggggggcggggggaggtttGTCTTTtgcccagacctcagggaataaTTGAGTTAGCTCTCTCTCATGCTCTTCCAGCCCACCTGGTTGTTCCTTCAGAGGCTCATGCAACCTCCACTCATCTTGGGGTGATATTGAGAGAGAGGGCAAATAAGTCATAGTGTCCATCCGGAAGCTGGGCCTCTCCTCAGGGGAGAAAGTCACTTGTGCTCCTACTTTGGagagcaagtctcttcccaacaGAGGTACTGGGCACTCAGGAATGTAGAGGAATTCATGAACCACTTggtgccccccccccaccatatGACATTTTTTTGGGCTGGCAGAACGATTTAATCATGTCTTCTCCCAATACCCCAGTTACAGCAGTAGTCTTTTTGGACAGTGGTGCCACAGGTTTTGTTACTACCAACAGTTCTGTCCCTGTATCCACCATGAAGTCAATGTTTTGGTCCCCCACTTTTAAGTTTACCATGGGCTCTCGGGGACCTGATATCTCTGAGCCCCTGCAGCCCTATTTAATTTCCAATTCAGCAAGCCCCACAACTGCGggagcttcctcttccttccttgcctTAGGGCATTCATTCTTCCAGTGGCCAAAAGCTCAGCACTAGGCACACTGGTTTGGCTGTAACAGGGCCCAGGGCCTCCGTTGGGACCGGTTGAAGGACTGTTCTGTCCCTGGGGCAGAAGAGATTTTCCAGAGGGCCCGAGATAGACTTTCCCAGAGCAGCAGCTAGCATTGCAAATCTCTTGTTTGTTCTCTTTCATTCCCTCCAGCTCTCTGGGAGAGTGCAGTCTGCTTAATTCCAACGTTTCCCTCCCCTTCTTGTCAGTACTCAGGGGGAGAGATGGGTATAGCTTGGGCGGTTCAGCTGGAGCCGGATTCCGGAAGTGCTGGCCAGAGACTTCTGTAACTGGGATCGAGCCTGCTGAGGTGGCGGCTCTATGACCTCGGGAAGAGCTGGCAgaggagcagcggctgctgcaGGACTTCACCTGGCCTTGGGTTGGGCATTAATATGGCCTCCGATTCTGGTGGAGCGCTGTGTCAGGAGCATCATTATCCAGTATGGAGGAGGGGTCAAGTTGACCCTTCCAAATCCTgtggaatttcctttttttatcatcagtcaattttcatgccattaatatttttccctttccattcTGGATACAGAAGCTTGTCCAAGTAGGAGGGTCTTGAGCTAACCCTAGCCATAAGTTAATATATGGATATTGATCCAGGTGTCCTGGCTCTCCTACTGTAtagactgcttccactatttttaagttcatggtgttctctAGTGGCCATCCTACTCCCATAGGGGGTCATTCGACCTCACAGAGTATGTGGAGGTAGTTAGGCTTCATCTTCACCCCATAGTCTCCTCCTAATtccttcttaaaaattttaatcatgcACTCCAATACAGTTATCTTAGATTCACTTCCTCCCATCTTGCTTAACTTCTCGGACcttcttctacttttccttttcattctgtctacGAAGTTCTCAGTACCCTATGTACTTGTGATATTTTCACTCAATGACACTTAAATTgccattctgcctccttcctaacTGGGGTGAAAATAGCCTTAtctgccagatcccagagggagaagggggatcaGCGTGCCTTCACCTGCCAGTCAGCACAGCCGAACCAGAAACCACATGGTCCAAGATTGTTTCTCCCTTAAAGTCCATTCTGCCTTGGTGGGCTTGATCAGGTgcagatgaaaacacagatgggttaaatatACCATGTCCCAGGCCATCTCTGGGAAAGCCAATTCATACTCACTTATGTATCCCCTTCCTTCTAGTCTAACAATTCCGAGGGGgtcaagaatttcacagcagatgggacacctcctgggggagggcagaataTGAGCATACAAGGACCAGTTTCCTATTCTAAAAATCCCCTGACGATTGCTGGTAACAGTTTTCCCTGAGACGACGTGGACACATctcctaaatgaccttcacaaatttccttcctaaacTGTAGCACACTCATCaacctgtgtaccaagcaatAGCTGCTGCCTGCCTATTCCAGGTCCCTGTGGGTCCGTGCCCCTTCTAGTCCCTCCCAGGGGGgtgatcaggccccctcttccaccctgcgGGGTGGGTTCCTCCCCACCTAAGTGCTCAGTTCCCCTGCTGCCATCCACTACCTGCTAACTTGAAAAGTCTGGGCGTTCagaagcagaatccttccagaagggTGAGGCGCCTTCCCCCCTCTAGAAGATTCAAGCCGCAAGGCCTCGG
The nucleotide sequence above comes from Capricornis sumatraensis isolate serow.1 chromosome X, serow.2, whole genome shotgun sequence. Encoded proteins:
- the LOC138071665 gene encoding LOW QUALITY PROTEIN: uncharacterized protein (The sequence of the model RefSeq protein was modified relative to this genomic sequence to represent the inferred CDS: substituted 6 bases at 6 genomic stop codons), producing the protein MHGYNIWCIGQETPHFEETSPIGDYSEALRLESSRGGKAPHPSGRILLLNAQTFQVSRRKPPGIQMKGTLPFEHLGMDFTEMKPHRHYRYLLVMVCTFSGWEEAFPSWTERASEVAQCLLREIVPRYGFPTSIGSDNGPAFVADLVQQLELGNINSLAFASDIGSLVVIGRFLDLGTTFGGSSRISHRLHGKTDPESHLQPGFSTAQVLVTCIGKNPTTPKESEPTAPLYPILQGGTEEELLFPPPYQPPELPLDPTIPSPRDETQVTSPPEEAGNQPHQYWPFSTSDLYNWRSQNAKFSDNLTDLTNLLETVLFTRQPTWYDCQQLLQILFTTEQRERLQNEARKRVPGANGEPTTNIDEISTSLPLSRPDWDYNTARGKERLRVYHQTLLGGLKAAVWKPANLARVGDVQQGPTESPAAFLERLMEAFRQYTPMDPEAEGTQAALIMHFVNQVAPDIRKKLQKLERLSEKSIQDLITVAERVYNTRKTPEEKQVKAANCQTRNVACILLAATVPDSGERECQLCHLAAEGAQYSVLLEPQGKLARKTSWVQGATGMKQYQWTTQRSVDLVAGRVSHSFMVIPECPFPLLGRDLLTKMGAQIHFLPGETKILDQSGRPIXVLTIQLEDEYWLHQKPIPLSVDIRKWLDEFPEAWAETGGTGFAEHHPPVYVDLKPGADPIRVRQYPMTLEAXQGITPHIHRLLAQKILRPCQSAWNTPLLPVKKTNSHDYRPVQDLXEVNRXVLDIHPTVLNPYNLLSSLPPDRHRYMVLDLKDAFFSLHLASKSQDLFAFEWSDPEEGINGQLTWTRLPQGFKNSPTIFNEALHEDLGEFRQQHPQLTLLQYVDDLLIAAKDQQTCLMGTQELLWTLGKLGYXASAKKAQICQPEVTYLGYVLKEGQRWLSEAQKETILKIPTADSPRGVREFLGSAGFCRLWILNYAELAKPLYEATKSTTPFSWTERMETTFKTIKTALLSAPALELPDVTKPFLLYVDEKQGVAKGVLVQHLGPWKRPVAYLSKRLDPVASGWPPCLCMIAAVALMVKDADKLTLGQELHITAPHAIEDVLKQPPDRWISNARLTHYQGLLLNPSRIIFLQPTALNPATLLPNPDLEAPIHDCSDILAQVHGTXEDLQDHPLADAEVTWYTDGSSLVRDGLRYAGAAVTTETQIVWAEALPPGTSAQRAELIALTKALQLGKDKKLNIITDSPYAFATAHIHGAIYRERGLLTAEGKMIKNKEEIKTLLAALWLPKKLVIIHYPGHQKSDTLTSKGNNLADRAAQDAAQGTVIEATLQLPDPGSPVLPAFPNYSPRDLDWIKSLPMTQQLAGWWRATDSSLILLEELGKQVLLRMHHATRLGTHKMQDLIRHAKITMRDIRLMIENIWEVDFNEVKPGKYGYKYLLVFIEAFSGWGEAFPTKRETAQVVAKKLIEDILPWFGFPAQVGSDNGPAFISQVSQGVAWALGARWKLHCAYRPQSSGQVERMNRTLKETLTKLVAETGGDWVVLLPFALYQVQNYPYQLGLTPFEIMYGIPPLIIPNLKIEVLKEIDDQRLLFCLRSLQYSHRDTWKRLKALYESGPPPEPHCYWPGDWVYVHHHHQETLEPRWKGPFLVVFMTPTALKVDGISTWVHYTHVRPADLFALREFLPQWKTKLDKTNPLKLKLQRR